ACTCcagcaataaaatgtaaagCATTTCAGCCATGCTGCCCAGAGgatgttcccatttcttctgtCACAACTGGATACTGTTGCTTTAACTTGTGCACTTTgctggaaaaacacatgaaaactgcttttagacatgaagtccagacattttccagaggagCTACATCTGAGAACGGAAATCTAAGTTGCTCAGTACATTCTCCTGAACCTTTCCTGTCTGCACCagtgtaaaatgtttgagtGAAATAATGTGGGAATACAGCAGGGAAATTTCTTGAAAATTCACAGCAAGCGAGTAGAAGTtacaaagacgtcaacttggaaagggAATGAGATTCAACAGCTTTTGGCGATAAGGGCTGACGCCGTGTTGATATGTTGTAAACAGAACCACTGTTCAgacatcatgtcctgcctcctgcatgctctacgcAGAAgccacccctcgcctgaatgttccaCCCTTTTTTCTCTTGTCATGAACATGTCTAACATCTCCGGCTGCGATCTTCATATGTGAACTCAGGTTCATAAGTCAAACCAGCTTCAGTGTGTCCCAGAACATTTAACTAGCTTGATTTCACAGCATAATGAAAACAGCACATTCAGTGGTGTAGAACAATAAGACCAGTGTTTTTTAATGGATGTACAACATCGTTTTATACTCCTGTACAGGTAATTCTTATAAAACAGAAACTTATTCCAACGATCTTGTATCGAGAGAAAATCTGAACAGTGACTCTATGAACTAGAGAAATATGTTCGGCTATAATTccaaccaaaattataaatataaaaaaaaaaatcaaataaacaaacttaaATATCTTAGATTTTTCTCTGCTTTTTAAAGATAAGTAACAGCCATAAATCTCTTAATAAACAGAACAATCTTAACCGATATATTATAACAGAACAGGATTTTACATGAGGAACACATGTAAATAGAATCATACTATAAACCAGTGATCTACGACGAGGACAGATCAAGGTCCAGCATCCTCTGCTCTTTTTCGCTCAGCCTGTAGGGGGAGTCGACAGTGTTGCTGTAGCCTCCAGACATCTGCAGAGAGTGGCAGCGACCTTGCCTCTGGTTAGACGACGGCGTGCTAAAGGTGGAGCTCCGCTGCCGACCATTGATCCCTGAGCAGGACTGAGCCTCCTTTAATTTGCGGGCCAGGATGTTCCTCTGGATGGGCGACGGGCCACGACGGTTCCAGTTGATCTCAGCCTGCTCTATACTCAACTGGTTCACTCCATGAGAACCTGCAGGCCCTGCAGCCAGACCCCCGATCCCTGACAATCCCTCTTTACCTCCACTTACAGGCCCACCGCTCCTTTGCCTTTCAGCATTGCAAATGACGCCTCCTCTACCATCTTTCTCAGATGCTGAAATGCTGTTTGGGTTGGcccctgtgtgtttgagttcacTGTTGCGAGAGGGAGCAGCGGTCTCTAACCAGGGCTTCCTCTGGTCATTCCTCTGGGGTCCAGGTCTAGTCAAATCTGGAGTCCCATGCTCTGGAATGGGGTAAGCGTGGTACGGCTGCCTCTCCAATCCTCCCCTGGTCAAACAACTTCCTTCAGGCAGGGTGCGAGATCCCACCTGAAGAGAACAACGTATAATCTTTGTTAAACAGATCTGTGCAAATCTGACCAACAATGTATACATCAACAAAATAGGATAGGTCACCCACGTGGGTCATGCTCCGTTCTCTGAAGTTTCTGGACTGTGCTGAGGACAGAGTCTGGGGTTTGGTGTCATTGAAACTGGCGGTGCGCCGGAAATTTGGATAATTGTGATTTCCCATTCctgaatctcctcctcctcctccttcgccTCTGTGGCCTGCTAACCCGCTCCTGTCCACCATCTCCACCCAGTGGGCAGTGCGGTCACGCCATTTTGAGCTTCCCCCACTTGTAGAGAGAGCAGCACCTAAGACTAGGTCCACTCTGGGGCTCAGTCTGTCCGATGTGACCCTTGAAATCTGCAAGGGTGCTGCGATACTATACTGGTTGTGGTTGGCTTCGTCCTGGAGGCCCGATGGAAGACCTGAATGAACCAATCCAGTTGGTGAAGGAATCGGGGAGTTGGTGGGTAAAGTAGATGCCTCCACCAAGGTGTCATGGACTGGGCTTGAAGAGACATGGTACAGCTGGATGGTCTCCTTCAACcccttctttttcatttctttcagctgctgctgagcCAAGCGGTACCTGGAGAGTTCATTTTTAGTTTCTGAAACTGTGATTATGTTTGAGAATAACATTGTATGTGTGATGACATACCCAAATACTGTCGGCAACACCTTTTGACCTGTGGGAGACAGTCTATCTGCATCCTGTGAGGGCGTCATCACCAGGGTCTGTGACAGAGGCACACTGCCCAAGGAAGGCCTCTCTTTCTGGGCTGCACCCACACCCATGCTCCCTTGTGGGCCTTGGCCGTTGGTGAGGCTGGGTCTTGGGAGGCTGTGTCCACAGATAGAGTTTTCATCGGACAGCTTCCGGCCCCCAGGGGAATGCATGGAGCCCCTGCGGACAGCGCTGCACTGAGGGGTTTGGCAAAATTTTCTCCAGATCGCCACCACAATAGTGCCGAGAATCACAGTCAGGCAGAGGGAGATACCAACCACAACGACCACGTTACTACCAAATGTTGCAACTCCAACAGCTttaggagagagggatggggaAGGGTCGGGCAAAGCTGTGGAGGAAATTAAGACAATTATGTTAGAATGTGCATCTGGAACTATGAATTTATTTTCTAATCTGGACAAGATGGAGAGTTTAAGGGACAAGTGACTGACCAACACAGTCCTCCAGTGAGCAAAGGGACTGTTCCTTCACCATGCCGGTGCACTGCATCCCTCCGACACTGGAGGGCAGCAAACACTTCCGCACTCGTTCCCTCACCCCGTCTCCACAGCTCACACTGCACACACTCCATGGCTGCCAGGGTCCCCACGACTCTGCAGAGAagaaataatcaataaaaaaaggtGGAAAACTGCCTCCATTTACAAGCCGTTACGTACATGTTTGAATATAACATCATGGCCATTGAAACATCTTATTTAATGGATTTCCATTTAGTTTATCACTAAAAAACGTATTTTTTCCCACAAGTGGATTTTATCAATCATGGAAAATCTGGATAACTAAAGCAGAGGAACAATTTTTCCTGCTCAAAATGAAGGTGCTTCCTGAGCAAGTCACTGCAGCCCTGCTCTAATGACAtgtggtgtgtatgtgtcttcTTGGCAGCTGCCCAATGTGCATGTGTCCCATCTCACCTGCCCTCTTGTGCACCACCAAGCAGGTCTGTGCTGGACTAGGGGAGCGGCTGAAGTTGAAAACAAAGCGGAAGCAGTATTTATTCCTTCCTGGTTCAAACACAGAGCAGTTGAACTCTGTCTCATCCTCTCCCTGCGTCAGCCAGTTAAAGgccagtggaggagaggagggctcCTCTGGACCAAACCCCATCAGGTTTGGTACAAGTGAGGAAACAGCAACCCCTCTCCCAACACCTGCATCCTTATACAGCAACACCTTCCCGTTGATATGAGCACACGGTGGGGTTATGAGTTTAACAGTCATTGTCCCTTCACAGCCACTCTTATAAGCATTGGCGTTTTCCACCAGCAGTTTATAGGAGAAGATACGTGAGAGGTAAAGCGGCCCAGAGCTCTTCACTTCCTGCGCTGTATGAGGAGACTCCAAAGCCACTCGTATAAAGTCTCTCTCCGTGAACGGGAAGGCGCAGGACAGCTCGACGCTCTGGGAACGGAGGGGTTTGATTGGGTGTCGCGTGCGGGCTCGGACCTTGTCAATGATCTTGCGCCCAATCTGGTTGTACTCCACGTAGCTGACCTCCAGGTAGAGAGCAGAGTCGAGGCCCCTGGAACAAGCCTGAAAGTGTTCATTAGTGGAGATTCCAACCTGATGAGGGACAGAAGAAGAGATGTATGAAAATCATTCTGCAGCACAACGAatcagatgagtgaagtccgaGAGCCTGCAGAGGTGGGAAATAaggaagtacaaatactttgttactgtacttaagtagatttttccCATATCTGTACTTCACTGGAGTATTTATTTCCCAGAACACTTTTTACTTAAACTAGCTGAATTTGAACACAAATTTCTGTAATTTTCACTCCTTATATTCTCAATACTGGCTCGTTACTTGAGCAGCAATGGTTTACACAACGCGCGCTTTTACGCACGGCgcacctctctctcgctcattcTCAGACTTtgactcaagtcattttcttacAGGTGACTTTAACTTTTACtggagtcactttcaggtaagatatctgtacttttacttaagtatggCGTTCAGGTACTTTATACGCCACTAACAGCCTGTTTATCTTACCTGAAAGGATCCTGAGTGGTTTCCATTCCTCTCCACTGCAATGTGAAAGGTAGGCCACTGCACCTGCAGCTCTGAACTCCACAACCAGGAGGTGCTCTCCTTGGTTCTCACATCTATGCTACCACCATGAGCATCAACAGTGTAGCTGGTCTGCATGAGCAGGAACCTGAAAGTTCCTGCATATAGGAAGTGGGAGCAGCCGAACTCCACCCGGCCGGTCGATTGGTTGCCGGGGATAGTCTTGGTGTCAATGGTTGTGTTGGTTTCCATGTTGACCAGTGAGAGGCTTGTGTTGCGCACGGTGCTGATGTTGGATTTTGTGATGAAGTCCACAAATACACTGGGGTTGCTGAGGGCAACGTGGAGTGAGGGCCAGATACTCAGCCCTGCGAACGCTACAGGAAAGTatgaggagaagagagacagcAGTGACTAAGTAAAATATTAACATAATGTAGTAATCCACaataatatatacaatacaaaacaatacaattaaaatACATCAATTCAAACACAACAATGCACACAGTGAACCGGTGGGAATATATAcggtttctgtgtttttttatagcCTTCAGCCAATACTGCAGAACATGAATCAGTTGGAATATTGGGGACTCAACTTTGGCTCCGCTTGTGACACGATGGTGTGAGTGAATCAATCTGCAGTAATTCAACAACTTGAAATTCTCTTGAAAAGACTTATATACGTATATCCGTTAAGGTGTGGACAAGTTTATGTAAAGTTGTTGTGGGAACTGTCACTTTTTTAGGTCATTCTCACATTCATATGTCACTCTGGGAGAAATGTGACTTAATTGCTACGTAATGCTGACAACATAATTGTGCATCATAAATCTCATGCACAATTATATGggaatacagtatatataggcCCATTCATATATTTCCTGTTTCCCTGTTGCACCAACTTCAGTTTGAATAACCACACGGCCACAACTGATGGAATCTGCTCAGCACGACTCAATAATAAGCTCAGTTTTCCACCGAACAAACTACTGATATGCACTGATGCTAAACTACGGATGTTACTGCTCATAGTATCCGCTCAGATGTAACTGAGTATATTTCTAGTGTATCAGTACTGAGGGAAATAGTAAATCAGTAGCATTGGCAGCATATTATTTCGAGCTCTATTGTGCCGTCTATTGTGCAAAACCTCACATCCTCACAAAGCAAAGAGGGtgtgggaagaggaagaggctgaACCTCCAATACCCAATTCCCTCCTCTGCATTTCCCTGTCCCATTtgaatgtaaacacacattacagcccatttaaattaaaagtcAAAGATCCTGCCAGGCTTTTCTAATATGTAGTTATGTTATTTAGATGATTTTAATGAACCTCACCATATCCAAGGAGCGTCAGCAGGACGGGCAGCAGATTGGCAACCCTTGGCATCCCCGAAAGTCCGTGCCTCTGTATCCTGCTACTCCACATGACCGTCGTCTGCCACCATCTCTGACCTCTGCAAATCAGAGGCAAATCACAAAAAATGAAGGAATCCTCAAGAAGGCAGCGGGTAACAACTGGTAGAGATTTTTTTAGTCCAGAGAAGGAGGGGAAGAAGCAATGCACTCGTccgaggaaagaaaaacaggaaggcTGAAGAGCGTGAAGCTGAGCGCTTGAGTTTTGTGGATTTACAGTGGCGTCTTCCCCTTCCTTCCATCTTCACAATGGGTAGGTAGAGCTGCCGTCACCACACAAGTGGGGAAGCAACAGGAGAGCTTTGTTCATGACAAAGAATCATGAGGCTGAGTCATGTCTttgcttttaattaaatgtcGTTTATAGACTCttactttatttaataaaataacttttcTGTTGTACATTTTAGTCAATATGTTCCTTATGCATTGTGTGAACACTTTGATGACGTATAACACATACTTGATGAAAATACACCTCAGATTtatacagtttttttctgtttattaagTGTTTATCAATCTTTGTCCAAGAAGAAGagtttagaagaagaagaagaagaagaagaagaagaagaagaagaagaagaagaagaagaacacaacCTTGACTCAGGAGCAAACAtctgaaaataatcattagttaCTTGTTTTCCATCATGTGTTTCTTGAACATTTAGTTTGGATAGTAGTTATAATACATATCAGTAACCATATTTACTTGTAATCAAATACTATATAGGCCATTTTATTAGATTTCAGGTGGAACCAACAGGTGGAAATTAGCttaaacaaactttaaaaaagagCAGCAGAAACGCACGTGCGGTGCTCGGTGCTGAGTTGAACATGAACCCGTTTTACTCACATTTCTCCGGGACTCCGCTCAGCATCGGTCTCGGTGTTGTTGCTCTGAACTGGGTCACCAGGTGCTGTCAGGTACCGGGGGCCCCTCGGCGCTCCGGGGCCACATTTCTCCAGATCGTCTCCACTGAGCGTCCGAGCGGGAGGCGGCAGCTCGAGCTCTGCGAGAGGGATTCCGCGGCACAGTCACGTCACggtcaccagcagggggcgcggTGAAGCGCGTGCATATATGGAactatttcaaaataaactaatcatccaaaataaaacaaagcggTGTTtgacaatattaaagaaagaaagagagaaaggtgtggacagacagacagacagaccgaccgacagacagacagacagatagatagatagacagaaagGTAGATAGAGAGACggacagatagatggacagatatGTGTACATATTTACTACAACCCTATAcacgtatttatttatattttttaaatgactgtgCAGTTTAACCTGCAATATGAAGCATATGGTTTGTGAGTGGACTTTACAATGTGGTTCTGTGATACCACTGCAAATCCCATTCATATTTATTCCCACAATATTGCTTCTCATTTCCACAAGTGTCTCAGCGGTGCTTTCACAACCACTAACTTCCCCCAGGCTTCAGGTAAAAGGTTGTTATAGAAACAAGGAGACAGACCCTTCACTCTCCTGTCAGCTCAAGCATTGCATCACATCAAATGTATCCTTCAGCAGGTTAGTTGCAACAACAGGCACCCAGGTCAGAAGACATTGAGCACATGCATGCGCCTGAGGAGAGTGAGTGCACGTGGGAATACGTGAGATGCAACAGATAGATCTAACTGAATAAACTGCATAACTACTCATAATCAGATCAACCCTTCCTCCCATAAAGATTGACATTTCATTCTTCCCCACATCGATGAAAACAGACTTTATTAAGAGGATGATCAAGTCATCAGATATTCTAAGAATACAGGACGCAAGTAGAAAAGAAACTGAGAATTACCGTGTTGTATATTATTCAGTTAAATGAATAGATATAAGGCAACAATCTCCCCTCATGAGTTATGGCTTAAATTGGTAAAATAAGTCGTTAATTAGCACATTCATTCTTCAGTTGAGGCCAACATTTTTACTTATTTGACGTTAGTGAACTTGGACCTTTCACTACCAatatctaatcagttcatctttaagATCAAATTCAATTTTGGTGTAATGTAAAAAATCCCTCAAGGTGTTCCTGAGGTATCACATTCATGAGAAAGTGACTTCACATGGATGGACAACCTGAAATCAACACCACCACTCAAGTTCGCCTAAAAGTTGAATACTATGCATGAACCCCTCAATTAATGGCTCATACCTTCAAAAGTTCGGCTCTCGTGATCTCCTGGACAAATTGAGTTGAAGAACAATCAGTGAAGCACATGGCATGATAATCTAATCATTTGTATAGCTCTGCAGACCTTCGATTTTCTTCCAGACACGGAGAAAGAGCGAGACAGCAgaaaacaggaagctgctgtgGAGATGAAACCCTGTTTACTGCTCAGCTCGGCTCACAATAGGAACAAAGAAGTGTTCTATCTTTTGTAGGAAAAGCCCAACAGGGAGATTACAAACCCAAAAATAAATAGCTAGATATGATGCTTCTTAGACACTAACAATATGCTCCTATTTCACACACTCTATAATATGAAAAGACCTCCTGAAATATTATAAAGTGTTAATAGATATGGTAAAGTGATTGTTTTGAAAGCTTCACTGAGCCAATTACCAAGACTGCTCACTTTTCAGTTTGGCTTCAAGAGTCACAACTGGAATTTCCTTAACATGACCTGTACACTGAAGAGATTAATTACCTGAAGAATGACATTTGGCAATGTGCCATTTATTTTATACTCTGAGAACCAAACTGAAGTG
This genomic window from Pleuronectes platessa chromosome 15, fPlePla1.1, whole genome shotgun sequence contains:
- the LOC128456741 gene encoding thrombospondin type-1 domain-containing protein 1, encoding MWSSRIQRHGLSGMPRVANLLPVLLTLLGYAFAGLSIWPSLHVALSNPSVFVDFITKSNISTVRNTSLSLVNMETNTTIDTKTIPGNQSTGRVEFGCSHFLYAGTFRFLLMQTSYTVDAHGGSIDVRTKESTSWLWSSELQVQWPTFHIAVERNGNHSGSFQVGISTNEHFQACSRGLDSALYLEVSYVEYNQIGRKIIDKVRARTRHPIKPLRSQSVELSCAFPFTERDFIRVALESPHTAQEVKSSGPLYLSRIFSYKLLVENANAYKSGCEGTMTVKLITPPCAHINGKVLLYKDAGVGRGVAVSSLVPNLMGFGPEEPSSPPLAFNWLTQGEDETEFNCSVFEPGRNKYCFRFVFNFSRSPSPAQTCLVVHKRAESWGPWQPWSVCSVSCGDGVRERVRKCLLPSSVGGMQCTGMVKEQSLCSLEDCVALPDPSPSLSPKAVGVATFGSNVVVVVGISLCLTVILGTIVVAIWRKFCQTPQCSAVRRGSMHSPGGRKLSDENSICGHSLPRPSLTNGQGPQGSMGVGAAQKERPSLGSVPLSQTLVMTPSQDADRLSPTGQKVLPTVFGYRLAQQQLKEMKKKGLKETIQLYHVSSSPVHDTLVEASTLPTNSPIPSPTGLVHSGLPSGLQDEANHNQYSIAAPLQISRVTSDRLSPRVDLVLGAALSTSGGSSKWRDRTAHWVEMVDRSGLAGHRGEGGGGGDSGMGNHNYPNFRRTASFNDTKPQTLSSAQSRNFRERSMTHVGSRTLPEGSCLTRGGLERQPYHAYPIPEHGTPDLTRPGPQRNDQRKPWLETAAPSRNSELKHTGANPNSISASEKDGRGGVICNAERQRSGGPVSGGKEGLSGIGGLAAGPAGSHGVNQLSIEQAEINWNRRGPSPIQRNILARKLKEAQSCSGINGRQRSSTFSTPSSNQRQGRCHSLQMSGGYSNTVDSPYRLSEKEQRMLDLDLSSS